DNA from Halogeometricum sp. S1BR25-6:
GACCCTTCACGGATCTGGTTCACGCTCACCGAGGGGTCGCTCACCGAAGTGCGGTTCCCGCGCGTCGACCTGATGAACCTGCGGACGCTCGACATGCTGGTCGTGGACGCCGACCCCGAGTCGTCGTACACCGCGCGGACGCACAACGAGACGCGGCGGGACGACGCTACCGACACCATCGAGCGCCGGACGGAGATGGCCGAGGACGACGCCCTCGTGTTCAGACACGTCATCACCGAGTCCGGCGACGGCCGCGGCCACCAGTGGAAACTGACCGTCGAGTACGCCGTCGACCCCGAACACGACGCGCTCCTCGTCGACGCCTCCTTCGAGGCCGAAGACGACAACGAGTACGAACTGTACGCGGTGGCCGACACGGCGCTCGTGAACACCGGCGGGAAGGACCGCGGCCTCCGCCTCGGGCAGATGGGGAGCTACCACCTTGTCGCCCGCGACGCCGGCGCGTACGACCAGGAGGGCGACGTCCGACCGCTCCTCATCGACGAGAACGGCGACGAGTACAGCGTCGCCGTCGCCATGACCGCCGCCGGGCGGTTCGACTGGGCGACGGTGGGCGTCGCCGGCACCGAACACCTCGCGCGACTGTTCTCGAACGGTGAACTGCCGAACGCGCAAGAGCGTGTCGACAACGAGAACGTCGTGCTCGTGGGGCGCATCGGAACCGGGACGCGCGTGCACGAGACGCTCGCGCTCGGATTCGCCGAGAACGCCGACACCGCGGCGGCCCTCGGCGAGGCCGCCGGCGCCCTCACGCGCGGCTACGAGTCGGCCCGCTCGAAGTACGTCGACTCCTGGCAGGCGTTCCTTGCGGACAAGGAACTGCCGGCGGCCGTCGCCGACGACGAGACGCTGGCGAACCAGTACCGCGCCTGCCTGATGGCGCTGCGCGCCGTCGAGGACAAGACGTTCCTCGGCGCGGGCATCGCGTCGCCGTCGGTGCCGTGGGGCGAGGCGGTCACCTCCGAGGAGCAGAAGGGGTACGGCTACAACTTCGTCTGGTCGCGCGACCTGTACCAGGTGTTCACCGTCTTCGACGCCATCGGCGACGTGGAGACGGGCATTCACGCCCTGCAGTACATCTACGAGTACCAGCAGGACGAACGCGGCTTCATCCCGCAGAACACCTACCTCAACGGCCGGACGCGCTGGGGCGGCGAGCAGATGGACAACATCTCGTTCCCGGCCGTCATGGCGTACATGCTGTCCGAACGCGGCGTCGAGTTCGACGACGTGAGCTACGACTACGTGAACGTCAAGCGCTCGGCCGACTACGTGGCGCGAAACGGGCCGCCGACGGCGCAGGAGCGCTGGGAGGAGGAGGCGGGCTACTCGCCCTCGTCCATCGCCGCCGAAATCGCCGGCCTCGCCTCGGCCGCCGCCCTCGCCATCGACGAGGGGTACGACGCCGACGCGCTCATCTGGTTGGCCCTCGCCGACGACTGGACCGAGAGCGTCGAGTCGTGGACGGCGACGAAGACGGGCACCGACCGCCACGAGCACACCCCGTACTACGTCCGCGTCACCCGCGACGGCGACCCGGACGCCGGTCACCTTCGGACCCTCGCGAACAGCGGTCCGACGCTCGACGAACGCGAGATAATCGACGGCGGCTTCCTCGAACTCGTCAGGCTGGGAATCAAGCCCGCCGACGACGACATCATCCAGAACACCGTCGCCGAGATGGACAACACCATCCGCGTCGACACGCCGTACGGCCCGGCGTTCTACCGCTACAACGGCGACGGCTACGGCGAACGCGAACGCGACGAGGAGGGTGCACCCTGGTCCATCGAGTCGAAGGGGAAAGGACGCCTCTGGCCCATCTTCACCGGCGAACGCGGCGAGTTCGAACTGCTGAACGACACCGAAGAGGAGGCGCTCGACCCGGCGAACATGCTCCGGACGATGGCCAGTTTCGCCAACTCCGGGCGGATGATATCCGAGCAGGTGTGGGACCGCGGGCACAGCACCGCGTACAACTGGGAGTTCGGCGAAGGGACGGGCGCGGCGACGCCGTTGGCGTGGTCGATGGCGCAGTTCGTGCGCCTCGCGCACAGCATCGACGTCGGCGAACCCATCGAGATGCCCGCGTTCGTCCGCGAGCGTTACCTCGACGCCGACCGACCCGAGGGGCCGAAACTGCAGGTGAGCACGCGCTTCATGGGCGACAACCTCGTCATCACCGGGAAGACGGACGCCGCCGTCGTCGCGGTCAAGACGCCGAGCGAGACGGCGATGGTCGAACCCGAGGACGGTTCCTTCGAGGTGGCCGTCGACATCGAACACGGTGAGAACCAAGTGACCGTCGCCGGCGCGACGGACGCCGACCTGACCGTCGCGGGCACGACCGTCACCCGCTTTACGCTCTGAGGCGGGGAACCGCACTCGCCTCGTCCCCGGCCTCCCTCTCACGCCCGCGGGCTTTTCTTTCGGACGCTCCCTAGTCCCTACATGGCCACGTACACGCGTCGGACGCGGGTCGCCGCGCCGCTCTCGGAAGTCTGGTCGTTTCACTCGAAGATATCGGGACTGGAGGCGCTGACGCCCGAGTGGATGAACCTCGACGTCGTCGCCGTCCGCGGCCCCGACGGCGAATCCGACCCCGAGGAACTGCTGACCGGGTCGAAGGTCCGGATGTCGATGCGACCGCTCGGTCTCGGTCCGGCCCAGCGGTGGACCTCCCACATCGTCGAACGCGAGTACGAGGACGGCGCGGCGATGTTCCGCGACGAGATGATCGGCGGCCCGTTCCGAAAGTGGGTCCACACCCACCAGTTCTACGCCGACGGCGACGAGACGCTGGTCGAGGACCGACTGGAGTACGAACTGCCGGGCGGTCCCGTCGGCCGGGCGGCATCGCCGGCGGCCGTCGTCGGCTTCGAACCGATGTTCCGGTACCGCCACCGGAAGACGAAGGAGCTACTGGAGTCGGGAATCCGAACGCGCGGTCGGCGAGACGAGTGACCGGCGGGTCCGTCAGTCCGCGCGGGTCGGGCCGAACGCCTGCGGGTGCGGCGCAGTGGCGATTTCGAAGCGGGCGCCGCCCGCCGTCCCGTCGGTGACGGCGACAGTCCAGCCGTGGGCTTCCACGATGCCCTCGACGATCGAGAGACCGAACCCCGACCCGCCCTCGGTCGTGGTGTGGCCCTGCTCGAAGACGCTCGCGCGGTCCGCGGGCGAGACGCCGGCGCCGTCGTCCTCGACGTAGAAGCCGCCGCGGTCGGGCAGGGGACCGACCGAGACGGTGAGCGCGTCGCTGCATTCCGTCCCGCGTTCCGACGAACCGTGCTCTACGGCGTTCCGAACGAGGTTCTCGACGACCTGCGTGAGTCGTCCCGGGTCGGCGGAGACGGTGCCGAGGTCCCCGACGAGTTCGAGCGTCGCCTCGCCCGTGTCGACGGCGGCCCAGGCGCGTTCGACGACGCCGGCGACGTCAACGGTGGACGTCTCGCCGACGGTCCGACCCTGCCGGGCGAGTTCGAGCACGTCGCTGACGAGGGCGTTCATCCGTTCGAGACCGTCGGCCGCGCGGTCGAGGTGGGAGACGTCGCCGGTCTCGCGGGCGAGGTCGACGAACCCCTCGACGACGTTCAGGGGGTTTCTGAGGTCGTGGCTCACGACGCTGGCGAACTCTTCCAGTCGCTCGTTCTGCTGGCGGAGTTGGCGCTCGCGCCGCTTGCGTTCGAGCGTGTACGACAGCATGTCCGCCGCGGTGCCGAACAGCGAGACTTCCCTGTCCGGCCACCGCTCGGCCTCCGCGGAGACGAGCACCAACGCCCCCGCGAGCGACCAGTTCGACACCATCGGAAGCGCGAGGAGGCTCGTCTCCTCCGGGAGCGACAGCGAGTCGACGCGGGAGGAGTCCGCGGCGTCCACGTCGGGTACGCGGACGTTCTCGAAGCGACGCAGGCGGTCGAGTAGCCACTCGCAGTCGTCGGCCGTCACTGCGACGGGGGGTAGCGACGCGCCGTCGGCCGTCCACTCGTGGGTCTTCCGCAACGCGTCGGCGTCGACGTCGTACGAGTAGACGGCGGCGCCGTCGACGCCGGCGAACTCGCCGAGACTCTGGAGCGTCCAACGTATCTTCGTCCCGATTTCGTCCACTTCGGCGCTCATCAGCGTCGTCGAGGTGTCGAGCACGGAGTCTTTCAACTGTTCTCTGGCCGTCTCGGCCTCTCGACGGCGGCGCTGTTCGGTCACGTCGCGGAGCGTGCCCACCGCGCGGTGGACGCTGCCGTCGAACACGTCGGGAGAGGCGGTAGCGACACAGCGGATGCGCTCGCCGTCTGCGGCGTACACCTCCGTCTCGAAGCGGGTCGTCGCCGACCCGCCCTCGTCGAACAGGCGGTCGAGTTTCTCGCGGATACGGCACTCGTCGTCCACCAACACCGTCGAGACGTGGCTTCCGACGACGGCGTCGCGGTCGTACCCGAAGAGGTCGACGAACACGTCGTCGACGGAGACGAACCGACCCGACCGGTCGAGAACGTAGACGGCCGTCTCCAAGGCCTCGAACGCGCTGTCGTAGCGTTCGGTCGTCTCCTCGGCGCGGTTGCGCGAGACGGCGTTCGCGACCCGTTTCGCCAGCACGGCGTACTGGTCCGTCCCGAGCGACTTCTGCACGTAGTCGGTCGCTCCGACCCGGAACGCGTCGCGAACGACGTCTTCGGACCCTCTACCGGTGTAGAGGATGAACGGGAGGTTCGGCCGGGCGCAGCGGAGGGCGCGGAGAAATTCGAGGCCGTTCATGCCCGGCATCTCGTAGTCGCTGACGACGCAGTCGGGTCCCGTTTCGGCGTCCGCGAGGCGGTCGAGAGCATCGTACGGGTCCGTCAGCGTCTCGACGGAGAGTTCGACGTCCTCGACTTCGCGTTCGAGGTAGACGGCGACCATCGAGGATAACTCCGCCTCGTCGTCGACGTAGAGCACGGAGATATCCTCGCAAAGCGTCATATCAGCGTAGCTGATTCGATGCGTTATCAGCGTTTCGACCCCAGTATCAAATTGGATATTCCAGTTCGTCGGCGAACTCATCTCGTCGGTCGGAACAGACTACGTGGGAGAAGAATCCACTCCCGCCTCCTCCGGGGCCGGTATCAATACTCGAACTCGGAAGCGCGTCTCGAAAGACCGATACGAGCGGCGGATTCGACGCGACGCCGGATGGAACGACGGGGGCGATGCGGCGCGTCGGCGCTCAGTCGTCGGCGGCGCCCGGTCGACCGTCCTCGTGAACTTCCCGGAGGAACGCGGGGAGTTCCGGCACTCGGGAGGTGTCGTGCGTCCCGACGGGCGGTCGGTTGACCTCCGCCGCCTCGGAGGCGTCGAGGTCCGTCTCGTCGGCGATGCGGGCCATCTCGCCGTCCTCTCTGGCGTCCTGGTCGATGCGCATCGAACAGAACTCCGCGCCGCACATCGAGCAGAAGCGAGCCTCCTTGTAGTTGTCCCCCGGGAGCGTCTGGTCGTGGAACTCGCGGGCGCGTTCGGGGTCCACGGAGAGGTCGAACTGCCGGCGCCAGTCGAACGCGTAGCGCGCCTCCGAGAGCGCGTCGTCCCAGTCGCGCGCGCCTGGCAGGCCCGCGGCCACGTCGCCCGCGTGCGCCGCGATGCGGTAGGCGGCGAGGCCGTCGCGCACGTCCTCGGCGTCCGGGAGGCCGAGGTGTTCTTTCGGCGTCACGTAACAGAGCATCGCCGCGCCCGCGCGCGCCGCCTCCGTCGCGCCGATGGCGCTGGTGATGTGGTCGTACCCCGGCGCGACGTCCGTGACGAGGGGACCGAGAAGGTAGAACGGCGCCCCGTCACACACCTCGCGTTCGCGTTCGACCTGTTCGGCGACCATGTCGAGCGGAACGTGCCCCGGTCCCTCGACCATCGCCTGCGCGCCGTGCTCCCGGGCGACGGCGACGAGTTCGCCGAGCGTCTCCAACTCGGCGTACTGCGCGTCGTCGCCCGCGTCCGCGAGACACCCCGGGCGGAGGCCGTCGCCGAGGCTGAACGTCACGTCGTGCTCGGCGAACACCTCGCACAGTTCCTCGAAATGGGTGTAGAGGGGGTTCTGCGTCGCCGTCTCCTCCATCCACTTCGCGAGAATGGACCCGCCGCGCGAGACGATGCCCGTCTTGCGGCCGTCCGTCAGCGGGAGGTGCTCCATCAGCACGCCCGCGTGGATGGTCATGTAGTCGACGCCCTGTTCGGCCTGCTTCTCGACGACGTCGAAGAGCAGTTCGAAGGTGATGTCTCCGACGGATTCGGCCCGCCTGACCGCTTCGTATATCGGCACCGTGCCGACGGGGACCGGCGAGTATCGGACGTTCGCCTCGCGGACCTCGTCCAGATTCGACCCCGTCGAGAGGTCCATCACCGTGTCGGCGCCGTGGTGAATCGCCGTGTGGAGTTTCCGCAGTTCCTCCTCGCGGGAACTCGTCTCCTCGCTGTTGCCGATGTTGGCGTTCACCTTCGTCGCGAACGCCTCGCCGATTATCATCGGGTCGAGCGACTCGTGTTCGCGGTTCGTCGGAATCACCGCGTGACCCGCGGCGACTTCCTCGCGGACGAACGCCGGGTCGACGTTCTCTCGGTCCGCGACGCGCCGCATCGCCGCCGTCGTCTCGCCGTCCCGCGCGTGTTGGAGCTGTGTCGGCATCGACTACCTAGTAATACCACCAGATGATAAATCTGGTGCGAGCGGAGAGCCGAAAGCGGCGTCCGACTCGCATTACCGCTCGCGAACCCGCATCAGCGCCTTCGGGTTCGCCCACGAGACGACCGTTCGCGGGTCGTCGCCGTGGCCGCCCGCCGCATCCTCGCCGTCCGTGAACTCGACCTCGAACAGGTCGTGCGCGCCGTCGGGCGCCTCCCGGAAGCGACGGTGCAGTTCGGCGACGTCCGCCGCGACGACGCGCCGTCTCGCGCTTACTCTCGTCTCGGCCGTCGCTCATGCGCGTCGGTTCGGAACGCGAGGGCAAGGAGCGTCCCCCGGCGGCCGGGGGACCCGCGGACGCCCGGCGAGGAACGCCCCGCGAGCGCCAACCACCGCAGGACCGCCGCAAGCCTCATTCGAGTCGCCGGGCGAGTTCCGAAGGCAATGACCGACGCCGTATTGGTCCTCAGACACGGAGAGCGGCGGGACAGCGTCGAGGAGAACTGGCGGGAGACGGCCGAGCGCATTCACGACCCGGGGCTGACCGACCGCGGGCGCAGACAGGCGGACCGCGCCGCCGAGCGACTCCGGGAGACGGGCGTCGAGGAGATATACGCCTCGCCGTTCCTCCGCGCGATCCAGACCGCCTCGCCAGTCGCGGACGCCCTCGACCTTCCGGTCCGCGTCGAACCCGGTCTCGGCGAGCACCTCAACCCGGCGTGGTTCGACGCGCACCCGGAGGTACTCGGCCGCGAGGAGCGAGTCGAGCGGTTCCCCCGGACCGACGTTGAGCACCGACCGCTCCTCGAACCCACGTTCCCCGAGGACGCCGCCGACGCGGAGCGACGAATCGGCGAGACGGCGCGACGAATCGTCGACAGCACGTCGGCGCGGCGGGTGCTGTTCGTCGGTCACGGCGCCACCGTCGGCGGCGTCGCGCACGGCCTCGTCGGGTCGGCCGAGGCGGTGGACGCGCCGCTGTGCGGCCTGACGGAACTCGTCCGCGACGGGGGAGGAGAAGGGGGCGAGAACGGAAACAGAAACGGAGACGAGTGGCGGGTCGAGTGGTCCGGCGACGTGGCGCACCTCGACGACGGGGCGTGAGGCGGTCGCCGGTTCTTACTCCGCGTGCTCCGGTCGCTCGGCGTACTCGATGGGGTCGCGCGCGCCGACGTTCCGGAACGCCTGCAGTCGGTAGGCGCAGGAGTCGCAGGTGCCGCAGGCCGGTTCCTCGTCGCGGTAGCACGACCACGTGTGCTCGAACGGGACGCCGAGTTCGCGGCCGCGACGGGCGATGTCCGTCTTCGAGTCGGTGACGAACGGCACTTCTATCGCTATCTCCGTCTCGGGTTTCGTCCCGACGTCGACCATCGCCTCGAACGCCTCGAAGAACTCGGGTCGGCAGTCGGGGTATCCCGCGTAATCCTCCGAGTGCGCGCCGACGAAGACGGCCGAGCAACCGTTCGCCTCGGCGTAGGAGACGGCCATCGAGAGGAGGTTCGCGTTGCGGAACGGGACGTAGGAGGTCGGTATCTCCTCGCTGTCCGGGTCGGCGTCCTCGACGGCCATGTCGTCGTCGGTGAGGCTCGACGCGCCGATGTCTGAGAGGTGGTCCGTCTCGACGTGCAGGAAGTCCGCGGCGCCCAGGTCGTCGGCGAGTCGCTTCGCGCAGTCGTACTCCTTGGACTCGGTCTCTTGCCCGTAGGAGGTGTGCAGGCAGTGGAGGTCGTAGCCTCTCGATGCGGCCTCGTAGGTGGTCGTCGCGCTGTCCATGCCGCCGGAGAGGAGGACGACGGCGGCCGGTCGGTTTTCGTCGGCGGTATCGGTGGTATGGGTCGTATCAGTCATCGTCGTAGTGTGTCGGAGTCGGGTTCTCGGAATCGGAATCAGGTCTCGGGCGCGTCGTTCCACAGGTCGACGTGGAGACGCGGCGTGTAGCGGTAGCCGCGTTCGAGGGCGAGGTCCGCGACGACGGTCCGCGTCGTCGCCAGTTCCTCGCGGGTCTGCCCCTCGGGCATGAGGAGCACGTCGGTATCGAGAATGTCGGCGTCGGCGACGCCGCGCAGGTCGTCGAGCAGCCCCTCGATTTCGGGCAGGTCCTCGGGACCGGTGACGACGAACTTCAACTGGAAGTCGTGTCGCTCGACCAGCGTCGAGAGCGGGTCGAGGTCGATGCGGCGCTCCTCGTGACGCGCCTCCCACTCGCCCACGTCGACGCCCTCGGGCGCGTTGGCGGGCGTCGGCGTCGACGTTGAGAGTTTGGGGCTTATCGAGGCGAGGTCCATCGGCGCGTCGGGGACGACGGTGCCGTTCGTCTCGACGGTGACGTGGTGGTCGTCGGCGAGTTCGCGGAGCAGCGTCGCGCTCTCGTCGTGAATCAGCGGTTCGCCGCCGGTGAGGACGACGTGGTCGGGGTCGCGGGCCCGGACGTCGGCGACGAGTTCGTCGACGCCCATCCACGCGTGCGTCGGTTCCCAGGAAGTGTGATAGGAGTCGCAGAACCAACACCGGAGGTTACAGCCGCTGGTGCGGACGAACGTGCTCGGCACGCCCGCGAGTTTTCCCTCCCCCTGCAGGGAGGCGAACAGTTCGTTCACCGGAAGGGCGGGACCGTCCGGGGCGCTCTTCGGTCTCTCTACCTCGGAGGAGACGGGCATTATCGGTGGCTCGCACAGAGTTCGCCCGTCTCGGCCACCTCGACGGCCACGTCGGAGACGGTGTCCGGGAGGCGAGCCAGGAGTTCCTCTTCGAGGAGGACGGCCATCACCTCGGCCGTCGGCGGCGCGTCGAGGACGACCAGCGAGTCGCCGTCGCCGCTGGCCTCGAACGCCTCGACGAGAGGGTCGCCGGACTCCACGAGGAAGCGGTGGTCCCACTCGTCTATTACGTCCGTCACCGTACCCTTGTCGACGACCCACCCCTCCTCGGTGAGTTCGCCGGTCACCTCGACGGCTATCTCGTAGTTGTGGCCGTGCGGACGGCTACACTTCCCGTCGTGGTGCATGAGTCGGTGCCCGGCGCTGATGCGAATCGGTCGGTCGGCCCCGATGCGGAGGACGCGCTCGCCCGCCCGGGTCGCGAGCGAGGAGCGGCCGGCGGAGTCGCTACGACTCCGTTCGGACCCCAGTATGTTCTCAGGCATACTCCAAGATTATCCGTGGCGGTGAAAAGTCCGCCGTTTCGGCGGCGTTCTCGGGGGTCGGTCCGGCGCAGTCCCCGGATTTCGCCTCGTCCGCCCGACTCACTCCCGTAAGTCCGCGACGGCCTCGCGCCACTCGTCGGGCACCCGAGTCGGCTCCGACGTCTCGGGGTCGAGAACGACCAGCACGGTGGAGGCGGTGGCGACCACCTCCTCCTCGAACCGGAGTTCGTAGGACATCTCGAACGAGGAGTTGCCGATATCGGTCACGTCGAGGGCGACGGTCAGTTCGCCGAGGCCCTCGATGGGCCGGCGGTAGTCTATCTCGATGTTCGCGAGCACCGTGTTCACCTCCTCCATGTCGAACGCCTCCCGGAAGAACTCGATTCGGGCCTGCTCGCAGTAACTGGCGTAGACGGCGTTGTTCACGTGGCCGAGCGGGTCGAGGTCGCGGAAACGGACCTGCAGTTCACTCTCGTAGATGAAATCTGTCACGTGGGGGTGGTCGACCGCGAGGCGCTAAATTCCGCCGGTTCGAGAGAGTGGACGGTGGCGAGGATTCTCGGACACTCGGTCGCGGCGAGACGCCTTTGCTCTCCGCTTACGAACGAACCGTATGGAGCGAGTCGCGTTCGACACGGTGGAACCGTCCGCCTACGAGACGAGCGCCGAACGACGGAGCCTGTCGGATCCGCTCGGGACGACCGACGTGGCGCTCAACCGCTATCGAGTGGCACCCGGCGACCGACTCGCCGGCCTCCACGCGCACCCCGGTCAGGAGGAAGTGTTCGTCGTCCTCGCCGGCGAGGCGACGTTCGAGACGCTGGATTGGCGCGTCGGCGAGCGACGTGCGGACGACGGCGGGGGCGGCCTCCGATGTCCCGACTGCGGAGAAGTCGTGACGGACCCGCCGCCGCGCGAGGAGTGGTGACCGAACCCCGAACGGGGAGAGGAGTCGTCCGAGGGCGGGGCGAGCGCACCCGAGCAGCGAAGTCGACGGCGGCCGACGCCCCGGTATGCCGGTCGCAACCGTCGGCGACGCTGCCGAGGCGTCGCTCCGCGTCACCGAGTCGACTATCGACGAGTTCGCCGCCCTCTCGGGCGACGAGAACCCCATCCACCTCGACGAGGCGTACGCCGCAGAGACGCTGTTTGGCGGCCGGGTAGCCCACGGGATGATAGCTGCGTCCGTCCTCAGCGCGGCGGTTGCGAGACTGCCCGGCGACATCGTCTATCGGTCGCAGGACCTCTCGTTCGAGCGACCGGTTCGGCCGGACGAGGAGGTGCGGGCGACGGCCGAGGTGGTCGCGGAACTGGACGGCGACAGACTCCGCGTGGAGACGACGGCGCGCGTCGACGGGGCGGCCGCGGTGACCGGCGAGGCGACGGTGCTGTCGCTTCCGCACGACGGCAGGGAGACAGACGAACGCTAGTGAGTCTCTAGCGACGGCCGCGCCGAAAGGAGAGAGTCTGCCGAATGCTGGAGAGCGTCGTTCGGGCGGATTTCGCCGGACGGCGAACGCTCGGCGCCGTCAGTCCGACGTGGGGGCGACCGGGTTCGAACCGCCGGCGGGCGCTTCGTGGTGCAGCGACTCGACCCGCCAGACGTTCGACCGGGCGCCGGCGCGCGAGAGCGATACCGGGACGGTCGTCCCTGACGGCAGCGCCGCCAACGTGTCGCGGAGGTCGGCGTCCGCGTAGTCGACGAGGTGACGTGTTTCGTTCGACCGCTCGACTTCGACGGTCATCGTGTGGTGGTCGTTCATGGTCTTTTTGACGACGACACGGGTCGGCGCGGCGGTTTCGACGCT
Protein-coding regions in this window:
- a CDS encoding glycoside hydrolase family 15 protein yields the protein MRLRTALNEYKRDHGGRFPEERPTADGAFSGHGDRLVHVGTDGELRDYSSALSGLYGIDRSRFAIEANGEIRWFDSLDTVRQHYYRETSLVETEYDAGEYTVHQYDLTLGRAHVTHVELRGAIPTGAHLTAFLTMAPEGRETRVGRLIHEEGGPDGTQAVEVFHRDEHDYVTASTGLDDVRGQIPERFDEILSEDTFEFPREAVLERYEDTHLSGDIVVSAPLEPEGRAVRTTLVTQLSDHRSLSREEALADLNHCALAHASADDLRAAARERAEVYVPDHVPRQNLVRSDLRALSLLTAPTGAHIAGPEFDPFYTHSGGYGYTWFRDEAEVSRYLLGADDRLSLELTDRLKTNAEFFCETQLDDGSWPHRAWAVDGSLAPGWANARVEGSDKPEYQADQTASVVTFLSTLLEGRRDELDAELVGRVRDAIELGVESLDDSLEDDGLPETCQNAWENMVGRFTHTAATFLQAYVAVSEAPVDSTLADHAAEQATAVFEGLDALWDDEREVYGTRLQGEQLDSRLDSATLSLVDAFAAYDGLEGLSEDTLDRLESHLETTLTGLYRDVGDVAGLIRFEDDWWRTAEQDEPKLWSLSTAWGANAAATFAVLLDEYGRGEEADAFLEEATDLYALLRPDGPFTTGGGYLTEQVFDDGTPDSAAPLGWSHAVRLHTTGLLSEYDALPAPKPAPSGPESRPRWTTGEKYGVGTVADHTEEDPSRIWFTLTEGSLTEVRFPRVDLMNLRTLDMLVVDADPESSYTARTHNETRRDDATDTIERRTEMAEDDALVFRHVITESGDGRGHQWKLTVEYAVDPEHDALLVDASFEAEDDNEYELYAVADTALVNTGGKDRGLRLGQMGSYHLVARDAGAYDQEGDVRPLLIDENGDEYSVAVAMTAAGRFDWATVGVAGTEHLARLFSNGELPNAQERVDNENVVLVGRIGTGTRVHETLALGFAENADTAAALGEAAGALTRGYESARSKYVDSWQAFLADKELPAAVADDETLANQYRACLMALRAVEDKTFLGAGIASPSVPWGEAVTSEEQKGYGYNFVWSRDLYQVFTVFDAIGDVETGIHALQYIYEYQQDERGFIPQNTYLNGRTRWGGEQMDNISFPAVMAYMLSERGVEFDDVSYDYVNVKRSADYVARNGPPTAQERWEEEAGYSPSSIAAEIAGLASAAALAIDEGYDADALIWLALADDWTESVESWTATKTGTDRHEHTPYYVRVTRDGDPDAGHLRTLANSGPTLDEREIIDGGFLELVRLGIKPADDDIIQNTVAEMDNTIRVDTPYGPAFYRYNGDGYGERERDEEGAPWSIESKGKGRLWPIFTGERGEFELLNDTEEEALDPANMLRTMASFANSGRMISEQVWDRGHSTAYNWEFGEGTGAATPLAWSMAQFVRLAHSIDVGEPIEMPAFVRERYLDADRPEGPKLQVSTRFMGDNLVITGKTDAAVVAVKTPSETAMVEPEDGSFEVAVDIEHGENQVTVAGATDADLTVAGTTVTRFTL
- a CDS encoding SRPBCC family protein → MATYTRRTRVAAPLSEVWSFHSKISGLEALTPEWMNLDVVAVRGPDGESDPEELLTGSKVRMSMRPLGLGPAQRWTSHIVEREYEDGAAMFRDEMIGGPFRKWVHTHQFYADGDETLVEDRLEYELPGGPVGRAASPAAVVGFEPMFRYRHRKTKELLESGIRTRGRRDE
- a CDS encoding hybrid sensor histidine kinase/response regulator, whose translation is MTLCEDISVLYVDDEAELSSMVAVYLEREVEDVELSVETLTDPYDALDRLADAETGPDCVVSDYEMPGMNGLEFLRALRCARPNLPFILYTGRGSEDVVRDAFRVGATDYVQKSLGTDQYAVLAKRVANAVSRNRAEETTERYDSAFEALETAVYVLDRSGRFVSVDDVFVDLFGYDRDAVVGSHVSTVLVDDECRIREKLDRLFDEGGSATTRFETEVYAADGERIRCVATASPDVFDGSVHRAVGTLRDVTEQRRRREAETAREQLKDSVLDTSTTLMSAEVDEIGTKIRWTLQSLGEFAGVDGAAVYSYDVDADALRKTHEWTADGASLPPVAVTADDCEWLLDRLRRFENVRVPDVDAADSSRVDSLSLPEETSLLALPMVSNWSLAGALVLVSAEAERWPDREVSLFGTAADMLSYTLERKRRERQLRQQNERLEEFASVVSHDLRNPLNVVEGFVDLARETGDVSHLDRAADGLERMNALVSDVLELARQGRTVGETSTVDVAGVVERAWAAVDTGEATLELVGDLGTVSADPGRLTQVVENLVRNAVEHGSSERGTECSDALTVSVGPLPDRGGFYVEDDGAGVSPADRASVFEQGHTTTEGGSGFGLSIVEGIVEAHGWTVAVTDGTAGGARFEIATAPHPQAFGPTRAD
- the thiC gene encoding phosphomethylpyrimidine synthase ThiC, which produces MPTQLQHARDGETTAAMRRVADRENVDPAFVREEVAAGHAVIPTNREHESLDPMIIGEAFATKVNANIGNSEETSSREEELRKLHTAIHHGADTVMDLSTGSNLDEVREANVRYSPVPVGTVPIYEAVRRAESVGDITFELLFDVVEKQAEQGVDYMTIHAGVLMEHLPLTDGRKTGIVSRGGSILAKWMEETATQNPLYTHFEELCEVFAEHDVTFSLGDGLRPGCLADAGDDAQYAELETLGELVAVAREHGAQAMVEGPGHVPLDMVAEQVEREREVCDGAPFYLLGPLVTDVAPGYDHITSAIGATEAARAGAAMLCYVTPKEHLGLPDAEDVRDGLAAYRIAAHAGDVAAGLPGARDWDDALSEARYAFDWRRQFDLSVDPERAREFHDQTLPGDNYKEARFCSMCGAEFCSMRIDQDAREDGEMARIADETDLDASEAAEVNRPPVGTHDTSRVPELPAFLREVHEDGRPGAADD
- a CDS encoding histidine phosphatase family protein, translated to MTDAVLVLRHGERRDSVEENWRETAERIHDPGLTDRGRRQADRAAERLRETGVEEIYASPFLRAIQTASPVADALDLPVRVEPGLGEHLNPAWFDAHPEVLGREERVERFPRTDVEHRPLLEPTFPEDAADAERRIGETARRIVDSTSARRVLFVGHGATVGGVAHGLVGSAEAVDAPLCGLTELVRDGGGEGGENGNRNGDEWRVEWSGDVAHLDDGA
- the queC gene encoding 7-cyano-7-deazaguanine synthase QueC, which encodes MTDTTHTTDTADENRPAAVVLLSGGMDSATTTYEAASRGYDLHCLHTSYGQETESKEYDCAKRLADDLGAADFLHVETDHLSDIGASSLTDDDMAVEDADPDSEEIPTSYVPFRNANLLSMAVSYAEANGCSAVFVGAHSEDYAGYPDCRPEFFEAFEAMVDVGTKPETEIAIEVPFVTDSKTDIARRGRELGVPFEHTWSCYRDEEPACGTCDSCAYRLQAFRNVGARDPIEYAERPEHAE
- a CDS encoding 7-carboxy-7-deazaguanine synthase QueE yields the protein MPVSSEVERPKSAPDGPALPVNELFASLQGEGKLAGVPSTFVRTSGCNLRCWFCDSYHTSWEPTHAWMGVDELVADVRARDPDHVVLTGGEPLIHDESATLLRELADDHHVTVETNGTVVPDAPMDLASISPKLSTSTPTPANAPEGVDVGEWEARHEERRIDLDPLSTLVERHDFQLKFVVTGPEDLPEIEGLLDDLRGVADADILDTDVLLMPEGQTREELATTRTVVADLALERGYRYTPRLHVDLWNDAPET
- a CDS encoding 6-pyruvoyl trahydropterin synthase family protein, producing MPENILGSERSRSDSAGRSSLATRAGERVLRIGADRPIRISAGHRLMHHDGKCSRPHGHNYEIAVEVTGELTEEGWVVDKGTVTDVIDEWDHRFLVESGDPLVEAFEASGDGDSLVVLDAPPTAEVMAVLLEEELLARLPDTVSDVAVEVAETGELCASHR
- a CDS encoding acyl-CoA thioesterase, whose translation is MTDFIYESELQVRFRDLDPLGHVNNAVYASYCEQARIEFFREAFDMEEVNTVLANIEIDYRRPIEGLGELTVALDVTDIGNSSFEMSYELRFEEEVVATASTVLVVLDPETSEPTRVPDEWREAVADLRE